A section of the Cololabis saira isolate AMF1-May2022 chromosome 6, fColSai1.1, whole genome shotgun sequence genome encodes:
- the fhl2a gene encoding four and a half LIM domains protein 2a: MTERYDCHYCKESLFGKKYVLREENPYCVKCYESLYSNTCEDCKKPIGCSTRDLSYKDRHWHEDCFKCFQCKCSLVDKPFSTKDEQLLCTECYSNEYSSKCHECKATIMPGSRKMEHKGNSWHETCFTCHRCQQPIGTKSFIPKDNHNFCVPCYEKQFAMQCVHCKKPITTGGVTYRDQPWHKDCFLCTSCKQQLSGQRFTSRDDFAYCLNCFCNLYAKKCASCTTPISGLGGSKYISFEERQWHNDCFNCKKCSVSLVGRGFLTERDDILCPECGKDI, translated from the exons ATGACTGAACGCTACGACTGCCACTACTGCAAGGAGTCCCTGTTCGGGAAGAAGTACGTGCTGCGGGAGGAGAACCCGTACTGCGTCAAGTGCTACGAGAGCCTGTACTCCAACACCTGCGAGGACTGCAAGAAGCCCAtcggctgcagcaccaga gatctGTCCTACAAGGACCGGCACTGGCATGAGGATTGCTTCAAGTGCTTCCAGTGCAAGTGCTCCCTGGTGGACAAGCCCTTCTCCACCAAGGACGAGCAGCTGCTCTGCACCGAGTGCTACTCCAACGAGTATTCCTCCAAGTGCCACGAGTGCAAGGCCACCATCATGCCAG GCTCCAGGAAGATGGAGCACAAGGGGAACAGCTGGCACGAGACCTGCTTCACCTGCCACCGCTGCCAGCAGCCCATCGGCACCAAGAGCTTCATCCCCAAGGACAACCACAACTTCTGCGTGCCCTGCTACGAGAAGCAGTTCGCCATGCAGTGCGTGCACTGCAAGAAG CCCATCACCACCGGCGGCGTGACCTACCGCGACCAGCCGTGGCACAAGGACTGCTTCCTGTGCACCAGCTGCAAGCAGCAGCTGTCGGGCCAGCGCTTCACCTCCAGGGACGACTTCGCCTACTGCCTGAACTGCTTCTGCAACCTCTACGCCAAGAAGTGTGCGTCCTGCACCACCCCCATCAGCG GTCTGGGCGGGAGCAAGTACATCTCCTTCGAGGAGCGCCAGTGGCACAACGACTGCTTCAACTGCAAGAAGTGCTCCGTGTCCCTGGTGGGCCGCGGCTTCCTCACCGAGCGCGACGACATCCTCTGCCCCGAGTGCGGCAAGGACATCTGA